The genomic DNA CACTCTCCGGCGCAGGAGGACGCCAAAGATGACTAGCTACCCCCACCTGCTCAAGCCGCTGGAGCTTGGCCACGTGACCCTGCCCAACCGCGTGCTGATGGGCTCCATGCACACCGGGCTGGAAGAAACCGGCGATTGGGCCCGCGTCGCCGCCTTCTACGCCGCCCGCGCCTCCGCCGGGTTGATCGTTACCGGTGGCATGGCCCCCAACCGCGAGGGCGGGGTGTTTCCCGGCGCGGCGGGCCTCTACACACCCCAAGACATCGCCAACCACCGCTCCGTCACCGATGCGGTGCACGCCAACGGTGGGCGCATCGCCATGCAGATACTCCACGCCGGGCGCTACGCCTACGGCCCCGATTGCGTCGCCCCCTCCCCGATCAAATCCCCCATCTCCCCCTTCCCCCCCAAAGAGCTGGATGAAGAGGGCATCGAAAAGCAGATCGCCGATATCGCCACCGCCGCCGCCCGCGCCCGCGAGGCAGGCTATGATGGCGTCGAGGTGATGGGCTCCGAGGGCTATTTCCTCAACCAGTTCATCGTGAAGCACACCAACAAGCGCGAAGATCGATGGGGCGGCTCCTACGAAAACCGCATTCGCCTGCCCATCGAGGTCGTCAAACGCGTCCGCGAGGCCGTCGGCCCCGACTTCATCGTCATCTACCGCCTCTCAATGATCGACCTCGTGCCCAATGGCTCCACCACCGAAGAGGTCATCCAGCTCGCGCAGGAAATCGAGAAGGCCGGCGCTTCGATCTTCAACACCGGCATCGGCTGGCACGAGGCCCGCATCCCCACCATCGCAACCTCCGTCCCCCGCCGCGCCTTCGCATGGGTCACGCAAAAGCTGATGGGCCACGTGGGCATCCCGGTCATCACCTCCAACCGCATCAACACGCCTGAAGTTGGCGAGGCGGTGCTGGCCGAGGGCTGCGCCGATATGGTCTCCATGGCCCGCCCCTTCCTTGCAGACGCTGACTTCGTGCAGAAGGCCGCCGCAGGCGAGGCCGATACCATCGCCCCCTGTATCGCCTGCAATCAGGCCTGCCTCGATCACACCTTTTCGGGCAAGATGACCACCTGCCTCGTCAACCCGCGCGCCTGCCACGAGACCGAGCTTCAGATCACCCCCACCGACACGCCCAAGAGCATCGCCGTGGTCGGCGCAGGCCCCGCCGGCCTCGCCGCCGCCCTCACGGCAGACGAACGCGGCCACAAGGTCACCCTGTTTGACGCCGCAAACCAGATCGGCGGCCAGCTCAACATGGCCCGCGTGATCCCCGGCAAGGAAGAGTTTCACGGGCTGGTCGACTGGTATCAAACCATGGTCGAGCGCTCGGGCATCACCCTGCACCTCAACACCGAGGCCACGCCAGAGGCCCTCGCCCCCTTCGACGAGGTCATCATCGCCACCGGTGTCTCCCCCCGCGATCCGCAGATCCCCGGGCAAGACGGCCCCAATGTGCTCTCCTACATCGACGTGCTGCGCGGCAAGGCCCCCGTGGGCAAGCGCGTCGCGATCATCGGCGCCGGCGGCATCGGCTTCGACGTGGCCGACTATCTCGCCCACCCCGGCGACAGCCCCACCGAGCACCTACCGGAATGGATGGAAATGTGGGGCGTGGCAGACCCGGCCACCCACCGCGGCGGCCTCGCCCCCGAAGGCCCCCAGCCCCTCGCCCCGGCGCGTGAAATCACCCTGCTCCAACGCAAAGACGAACGCCCCGGCAAGCGGCTGGGCAAAACCACCGGCTGGATTCACCGCGCCGCGCTGAAAATGGCCAAGGTGAAGATGCTCGGCGGCATCAGCTACGAGCAGATCACCCCCGAAGGCCTCCACGTCACCCAGAACGGCGAACACAAGCTGATCGAGGCCGATACCATCGTGCTTTGCGCCGGGCAGGTGAGCCGCCGTGATCTGCTGGAGGAGCTCGAAGCATCGGGCAAACCCATCCATGTCATCGGCGGGGCCGACGTGGCCGCCGAGCTTGATGCCAAGCGCGCCATCAATCAGGGCACACGGCTGGCCACCGCTCTTTGATCGGATGAGGCGGGGGCGGAGGCAGGCACAGCGCCCGCCGCGTTAACGCACCGGGCTTTGCGCCATCTCATAGGTATGGGTTGTGCATAGGATGTGCATAGGATGTTGCCCATGCAATTGCCGGGTTAACGGCGCCTCCCTCGGCGCCGCACCGGCATTTTTGCAAAGCCCGTTTTCCGGTCAGTTCACCGGCGTCAGCAGGTCGTTTCCGGCCAGAAAAGCGCTGATATTGTCGCGCTGAAGCTGCGCCATCGCCGCCCGTGTTTCCACCGTGCCGGAGCCCTGGTGCGGCTGGATCACCACGTTCGGGAAGTCATAAAACCGGGGGTCGATCTTCGGCTCGTTCACAAACACATCCAGCCCCGCCCCATAGATCCCGCCAGATTCCAGAGCCGCAAAAAGCGCCTCCTCATCCACCGTCGACCCGCGCGAGATGTTGATAAGGATGCCCCGCGGCCCGAGGGCCTCAAGCACCTCTGCCGAAACGATATTTTCCGTCGCCTTGCCGCCCACCGTCGCCACGATGAGGTAGTCCACCGCCGCCGCAAGCGCGGTCGGGCTGTCGTGATAGGTCCAGCCGGGCGTCTCCTTTTCGGAGCGGCTCCAGTAGTGCAGATCCATCTTGAAAGCCGCCAGCCGGTCGGCAATATCGCGCCCGATCCGCCCAAGGCCCAAAATGCCCGCCGTGCCACCGCTGACCTTGCGGTTCAGCCGATATTCACCCTTTGCGGCCCATGATCCGGAGCGCGCCCACTTGCTCGCATGCTCCATCTCGCGCCCGCACATCAACAGCATCGCCACGGCAAGGTCTGCCACGTCATCGTTGAGCACATCGGGCGTGTTGGTCACACGGATATCGCGCTCCGAAGCGGCCGCTACGTTAATACTGTCGTAACCAACTCCGAAGTTGGCGATGACACCGAGGTTCGGCAGCAGGTCCATCGCCTCGGGCCCAAACGGCTTGTGCCCCTTGAACCCGGCCGCCACGATCCCGGCCCGGGTGGCCTCATCGAGGCTGCCAAGGTCGGTCGTTTCGGCCACGAAAACCGGGTCGAACGTCTCTTTCATTCGGGCCAGATCAGACTCGCTGTAATTCCCGATTGCGATCACCTTGCTCATAGCCTTTTCCTCCCCGGCGGCGCATAAATGGTATACCATTTCCTCGCAGCGCCCCGCCGGAGAGTCAACCTCGGATCACCCCGCGCAGATGTCCTGAACAGACTTCTTCACTGCCTCCAGTGAAAAGACCTGCTCCACCCAGTCCTCCTTGAAAATCACGCTCTTGGCCTGATCAATCGCCATCAGAGCGCCGTCGCTAAACTTCCCTTCCGGAAAAATCCCAAAGGCAATCGCCAGCTCGATCTTCAAGTGCCCCAACACAAAGTCATGCGCCGCCGCCTCCGGCACCCCCATGGACACCGCCTTGTCGGTGGCCTCCCGCAGCGCCATGCACATCGTCGCCGCCACGGTTTCGCTCAGCGCAGGCTCCAGCACCGCGATGTTTTCCAGCGTGCAACGATGGCACCGCGCAACCGGCGCATAGATGATCTTGGCGATCTCCTCGCACAGCTCATAATGCTCCTCCGGCCCCTGAATCAGCGCGCAAACAATCCCCTGCGGCGCGTCGATCCCGCCGAAGTAGTCCTTCTGCGCCGCCTCCGTCGCCTGCACTTCAAGGATATGCGGGTGGCACGGATGGCTGCAGAAATAGGTCACATCCTCCCGCTCCGGCATCTCGCCCGCATAGGGCGCCGCCGCATCCAGCACGATCACCGCCGCACCGGGCTTCAGCTTGTCGACAAACCCATGCGCGATCTTGCCGATGAGCCGGTCCGGCACCGCCATCAGCACCACATCGGCATCAGAAATCGCGTTGTCCCCATCGGTCACCGCCTCAACGCCTACCTCGTCAAGCAGCCGCTTGCGGCCCGCCTCGGACACCTCGATATGGTCAATCTCAAACCGTGTCGGCTTCAGGTTCTGCGCCAGCCGCACACCCATCTTTCCGCCCGCACCGAGCAAAGCAACCTTCGTCATTTCATTCTCCTCCTGCGGCACCACCGCCGCGTTTGATCCATCCAAAATAATCGTCCGAGCCCATCTGCCCGCCCTTCAGCGCCAGTTGCAGCCCGGCCAAATCCTCATCCTCCGAATGCGCCTGCAGCAGCGCAGCACCGGGGATCGTCGGGGCCAGTGCAGTAAAGGCAAACAGCCCCAACTCCCGGCTCGCATGGCCGCTTGTATCGCCGCCCGAAATCACCGCACGCTTCAGCCCGGTCTGCCGCAACAGGCGCGCCAGAACCTTACCCAAAGCCGCCCCGATCCGCGCATTGGCCTCTTCCATCCCGCCAGCAGGCACAGCCGCCCGCAGCCGCGCCACCGCCGGGTCATCCGGCCCCTTCGCCGTGTAGATCAACGGGTCGCGCCCCGCGTTGAGCGCCGCAATCGCCGCCTCGTAAACGCCGGCTTCCTCGCCCCGTACAGCCGCCGCCGCATCCAGCTCGATCCCCTCAAATCCATGCGCCTCAGCCCAGGCGATCTGCGCCGCCGTGACGGGCGAAACCGAGCCCGACACCGCCAGCATCCGCTCCACCGGTCCCGCGCTCTCAACCCGGTCTTCTGCGCCAATCCACCCCTGCGCGCGCCAGTGCTCCACCAGCGCGTATTCCACCCCCTGCGAGCCCACGGCGAGCGCTGGCGAGGCATCCCACATCCGCCGCCCGACCACGCCCATATGCGCATCCGTCATCGCATCGAACGACCACACCTCAGCCTCCGGCGTGGCCTCCAGATCCTCCAGCGAAACCAAGCCAAAGCTCTTCGCCGTCTGCTTGCCCAGATGCTCCGCCACATCGCTCTCATCCATCGGCGTCACCGGATGGCGCGCCATCACCGGGTGCCGGTCCAGCCGAAAAACGCCCCCCGGCCCGCTTGCGAACAAGTGACCGAACGCCTGATACCGCCGCATCTTCGGCGCGGCCAAAAGGCAAGGGATGAACGGCCCCCGCACCACCTCTGCGCCCAAATCAATCGCCTTGCCGATCGAGCCCACCTCGGGGGCGGAATCCAGCGTGGAGCAGGTCTTGTAATGCACCACCCGCGCGCCCGTTTCGGTCAAAAACCGGAACACCCCCGGCAACTCCCGCTCCATCCACGCAGGCGAATGCGAGCGCGCCGTGGTTGCCACGCCCACCGCCCGCACGCCGGGAAACCGCGCCAATTGCGCCTCACTCGGCACGTCCAAAAACAGCACTGAGGGCACCCCGGCAAACTCCAGCACCTCCATGCTGGCCGCCGAGCCGGTGAAGTCATCCCCCACCCAGCCGATCAAAATGCCCCCCGGCAGGCTCACCCGAAGGCCTCCAACGCGCCCGCCAACGCGGGCCGCGTGGCCGCATACTCCGCCGCCGGAACGCCAGCAACAGCCGCCTCCCAGGCTTGCCGCAGCGAGGCCACCCCTTCCGCCGGGCCGCCCGGATGCGCCATGATCCCGCCGCCCGCCGCATGGATGCAATCGGCATGGCCGACCCGCGCATAGGTCTCCGCCGCCTGCACCGCCGTCTGCCCCGAGGAGAACACCGGCATCGCCACGCAGGGCTTGTCTTCCCAAAGCGGTGTGCCAACCGATAGGGCCGAAGCCACCACGCTGTCATCGCCTTCCGAGAACTTGTTGCGCAGCCCGTTCACATGCATGTGGTCCGCGCCGGCCAGCCGCCACAGCTTGCTCCAAGCCGGATAATCCCAGCCCAGCATCTCCGCCCGGCTCAGGTAACCCCAGCCGTTGCGATGAGCATGGATCGGCAGGTCAGAATGGCGGGTGAGCGCCAGCAAGCCGGAGAGGCCAACCGAGTTGAGGCTCACCATCGCGCAACTGGCGCCCAACTCGATAAGCAGGTCATGGCGGCGGCGCATATCATCCACCTCGCCGGTGAGGTTGAAGGCATACATCACCCGCTTGCCGGTGCGCTCGGCATGCTCGTTCAACACGCCCATCACCGCGCGGGCGCGGTCGTCGAACGGGCAGTTCGGCCCGTCCGCCTGCAGCTCGTCATCTTTGATAAAGTCGATCCCCGCCGCCGCCAGATCCCCTGCCAGCGCGGCGGTGTCTTCCGCCGTCAGCCCTACCGAGGGCTTGACGATGGTGCCAATCAGCGGCCCGTTTTCTACCCCCGCCATCGCCCGCGTGCCCGCGATCCCGAACTTCGGCCCCGGGTAGGCGTCACCAAAGGCGCGCGGCAGGCGAATGTCGCACAGCCTCAGCCCCGAGAACTGACGCAACTCAAAGAGATTGCCCGCCACCGTCGCCACAAGGTTCGGCAGGTCCGGCCCCAGTGTTGCAAGCGGCCACGAGAGCGTCACCTTCGCCCGCGTGTAGCGCTCTCCTGTCAGCCCGCCGCCCAGCGATGGCTCACCTACCTCGCCAACAATCTCCAGCGCCTCCACCCGCGCCGCCGAACGCTCGCGCAGCTCCGGTGTCTCGCCCGGAACAGCCACGAAGGTGCCAGAAGATTGCTCGCCCGCCATTGCGGCAGCGGCCTTTTCCGGCTCGACCGGGGTTTCGATCAGATAGTCGGCTTCGATGCGTTCACTCATTGGAAGTGATCCTGATGATAAAGTGCGTTTGCCCGCTCCAGATGGTCGCGCATCGCTTGGGCAGCGGCTTCCGGATCGGCGGCGATGATCGCGTCGAGGATCGCGCGGTGCTCTGTCACCGTCAGCGCCTCAAGCCCCACCTTGCGCACCCCTTCCACGTGGAAGTCGCGCATCCAGTCAAAGATCCCGGCGGCGAGGGTCTCGAAGATCGGGTTGGCAGAAATGGCGGCGATACGACGATGAAACTTGCCGTCGATTTCGAGGAAGCGCTCGGGCTCCTCCGTGGCAAATTCCTGCGCCGCGAGCAGGGCCTCCAGCGCGCCGATGTCTGCCTCGTTGCGGCGGCGGGCGGCAATGCGGGCCATCTCGGCCTCCAGCGCGGCGCGGGCCTCCTTGAGGTGGTCCATCGAGGAGGTATGGGCCAGCAGGTGCTGAACACCGGTGCCGAGCTGGCCGATCAGCCCGTCAAGCGAAGGCTCTGCCACACGCGGGCGCCCGCCGTGGCGGATTTCGATGATGCCGCGGTGCTGCAACGCCTGCATCGCCTCGCGGATCGCCGGGCGGCCAATCTCGTAGCGCGTCATCAGCTCGCGCTCCGAGGGCAGCGCATCGCCGGGGCCAAGGCCCTCCGCGCGAATGAGCCGAAGCAGCCGCTCCTGCACCTCGTCGGCCAGCTTGCGCGGTTTGATACCGGCGGATCTATCGTGATCTGGTAAACTCATCATACCAGTTGGTAGCGCAAGCGCCCGCCACAGACAAGACCACCGTCTAAGTCAAACCTCTTGCGCCGCTCTTAACCAGCCCAATGTCGGCTCTGTCGGCCCGCCCGGCTTGTATTCCGCCCCCAGTGGTGCAGACCAGCCCAGCGCCTTCAGGTGCTTGTAAATATGGTCGAAATTCACTTCCCCATGATCCGGAGCGCCCCTGTCTGGCACAGCAGCAATCTGGATGTGCCCGATCATCGGCAAGAGCCGCTCAAGCCGGTGGCTAAGGTCGCCCTCCATGAGTTGTACATGGTAGCAATCGAACATGATCTTCAGGTTCTCAGCCCCCACCTCGGCCAGAATCGCCTCTGCCTGCACGGTGGTAGAGAGGAAATATCCCGGCGCATCGTAGTGGTTGATCGGCTCGATCAGCACGGTCTTGCCCAGCTTCGCCGCGCCCTCGCAAGCATAGCCTAGCGCCTCAACAAAGGTGCCGTGATCGCCGTCGAACCCGGCCATCA from Oceanicola sp. D3 includes the following:
- a CDS encoding NADPH-dependent 2,4-dienoyl-CoA reductase produces the protein MTSYPHLLKPLELGHVTLPNRVLMGSMHTGLEETGDWARVAAFYAARASAGLIVTGGMAPNREGGVFPGAAGLYTPQDIANHRSVTDAVHANGGRIAMQILHAGRYAYGPDCVAPSPIKSPISPFPPKELDEEGIEKQIADIATAAARAREAGYDGVEVMGSEGYFLNQFIVKHTNKREDRWGGSYENRIRLPIEVVKRVREAVGPDFIVIYRLSMIDLVPNGSTTEEVIQLAQEIEKAGASIFNTGIGWHEARIPTIATSVPRRAFAWVTQKLMGHVGIPVITSNRINTPEVGEAVLAEGCADMVSMARPFLADADFVQKAAAGEADTIAPCIACNQACLDHTFSGKMTTCLVNPRACHETELQITPTDTPKSIAVVGAGPAGLAAALTADERGHKVTLFDAANQIGGQLNMARVIPGKEEFHGLVDWYQTMVERSGITLHLNTEATPEALAPFDEVIIATGVSPRDPQIPGQDGPNVLSYIDVLRGKAPVGKRVAIIGAGGIGFDVADYLAHPGDSPTEHLPEWMEMWGVADPATHRGGLAPEGPQPLAPAREITLLQRKDERPGKRLGKTTGWIHRAALKMAKVKMLGGISYEQITPEGLHVTQNGEHKLIEADTIVLCAGQVSRRDLLEELEASGKPIHVIGGADVAAELDAKRAINQGTRLATAL
- a CDS encoding 2-hydroxyacid dehydrogenase → MSKVIAIGNYSESDLARMKETFDPVFVAETTDLGSLDEATRAGIVAAGFKGHKPFGPEAMDLLPNLGVIANFGVGYDSINVAAASERDIRVTNTPDVLNDDVADLAVAMLLMCGREMEHASKWARSGSWAAKGEYRLNRKVSGGTAGILGLGRIGRDIADRLAAFKMDLHYWSRSEKETPGWTYHDSPTALAAAVDYLIVATVGGKATENIVSAEVLEALGPRGILINISRGSTVDEEALFAALESGGIYGAGLDVFVNEPKIDPRFYDFPNVVIQPHQGSGTVETRAAMAQLQRDNISAFLAGNDLLTPVN
- a CDS encoding phosphogluconate dehydrogenase C-terminal domain-containing protein; amino-acid sequence: MTKVALLGAGGKMGVRLAQNLKPTRFEIDHIEVSEAGRKRLLDEVGVEAVTDGDNAISDADVVLMAVPDRLIGKIAHGFVDKLKPGAAVIVLDAAAPYAGEMPEREDVTYFCSHPCHPHILEVQATEAAQKDYFGGIDAPQGIVCALIQGPEEHYELCEEIAKIIYAPVARCHRCTLENIAVLEPALSETVAATMCMALREATDKAVSMGVPEAAAHDFVLGHLKIELAIAFGIFPEGKFSDGALMAIDQAKSVIFKEDWVEQVFSLEAVKKSVQDICAG
- a CDS encoding four-carbon acid sugar kinase family protein, with product MSLPGGILIGWVGDDFTGSAASMEVLEFAGVPSVLFLDVPSEAQLARFPGVRAVGVATTARSHSPAWMERELPGVFRFLTETGARVVHYKTCSTLDSAPEVGSIGKAIDLGAEVVRGPFIPCLLAAPKMRRYQAFGHLFASGPGGVFRLDRHPVMARHPVTPMDESDVAEHLGKQTAKSFGLVSLEDLEATPEAEVWSFDAMTDAHMGVVGRRMWDASPALAVGSQGVEYALVEHWRAQGWIGAEDRVESAGPVERMLAVSGSVSPVTAAQIAWAEAHGFEGIELDAAAAVRGEEAGVYEAAIAALNAGRDPLIYTAKGPDDPAVARLRAAVPAGGMEEANARIGAALGKVLARLLRQTGLKRAVISGGDTSGHASRELGLFAFTALAPTIPGAALLQAHSEDEDLAGLQLALKGGQMGSDDYFGWIKRGGGAAGGE
- a CDS encoding ribulose-bisphosphate carboxylase large subunit family protein, giving the protein MSERIEADYLIETPVEPEKAAAAMAGEQSSGTFVAVPGETPELRERSAARVEALEIVGEVGEPSLGGGLTGERYTRAKVTLSWPLATLGPDLPNLVATVAGNLFELRQFSGLRLCDIRLPRAFGDAYPGPKFGIAGTRAMAGVENGPLIGTIVKPSVGLTAEDTAALAGDLAAAGIDFIKDDELQADGPNCPFDDRARAVMGVLNEHAERTGKRVMYAFNLTGEVDDMRRRHDLLIELGASCAMVSLNSVGLSGLLALTRHSDLPIHAHRNGWGYLSRAEMLGWDYPAWSKLWRLAGADHMHVNGLRNKFSEGDDSVVASALSVGTPLWEDKPCVAMPVFSSGQTAVQAAETYARVGHADCIHAAGGGIMAHPGGPAEGVASLRQAWEAAVAGVPAAEYAATRPALAGALEAFG
- the nanR gene encoding transcriptional regulator NanR — translated: MSLPDHDRSAGIKPRKLADEVQERLLRLIRAEGLGPGDALPSERELMTRYEIGRPAIREAMQALQHRGIIEIRHGGRPRVAEPSLDGLIGQLGTGVQHLLAHTSSMDHLKEARAALEAEMARIAARRRNEADIGALEALLAAQEFATEEPERFLEIDGKFHRRIAAISANPIFETLAAGIFDWMRDFHVEGVRKVGLEALTVTEHRAILDAIIAADPEAAAQAMRDHLERANALYHQDHFQ
- a CDS encoding hydroxypyruvate isomerase family protein gives rise to the protein MKFSANLGFLWSELPLPDAIRAAKAAGFDAVECHWPYTIPAGEVADALAETGLEMLGLNVSRGDASIGEMGFSAVPGREAEARDAIDQALSYSEATGTGAVHVMAGFDGDHGTFVEALGYACEGAAKLGKTVLIEPINHYDAPGYFLSTTVQAEAILAEVGAENLKIMFDCYHVQLMEGDLSHRLERLLPMIGHIQIAAVPDRGAPDHGEVNFDHIYKHLKALGWSAPLGAEYKPGGPTEPTLGWLRAAQEV